A region of Mesorhizobium sp. AR02 DNA encodes the following proteins:
- a CDS encoding ABC transporter ATP-binding protein: protein MSAVTISDVEKAYGKARVIHGVSVDIASGEFVILVGPSGCGKSTLLRMIAGLEDISAGEIALEGKVINDVAPKSRDIAMVFQNYALYPHMTVRENMAFALTLKKTDKSEIDAKIMRAATILGLQDLLERYPRQLSGGQRQRVAMGRAIVRDPKVFLFDEPLSNLDAKLRVQMRTEIKALHQRLGTTIVYVTHDQVEAMTMADKIVVMNGGIVEQVGAPLDLYDRPANLFVAQFIGSPSMNILQGRTTADGFAASDGTVFPLPVLEQGESALAWGIRPEHLRLSDSGVPAVVQVVEPTGAETLVMAKAGNNTLSALLRERISVMPGQRVFLAPDLTQLHLFNAKGQRITSAVR from the coding sequence ATGAGTGCGGTCACCATATCTGATGTCGAGAAAGCCTATGGCAAGGCCCGGGTTATCCACGGCGTGTCGGTCGACATCGCGTCAGGTGAATTCGTCATCCTCGTCGGCCCGTCCGGCTGCGGCAAGTCGACTTTGCTGAGGATGATCGCCGGGCTGGAAGACATCAGCGCCGGCGAGATCGCGCTCGAAGGCAAGGTCATCAATGACGTTGCGCCGAAGTCGCGCGACATCGCCATGGTGTTCCAGAACTATGCACTCTACCCGCATATGACGGTGCGTGAGAACATGGCCTTCGCGCTGACGCTGAAGAAGACCGACAAAAGCGAGATCGACGCCAAGATCATGCGTGCAGCGACGATCCTCGGACTGCAAGACCTGCTCGAGCGCTACCCGCGCCAGCTGTCCGGCGGCCAGCGCCAGCGTGTCGCCATGGGCCGCGCCATCGTGCGCGATCCCAAGGTCTTCCTGTTCGACGAGCCGCTCTCCAACCTCGACGCCAAATTGCGCGTGCAGATGCGCACCGAGATCAAGGCGCTGCACCAGCGCCTGGGAACCACCATCGTCTATGTCACTCACGACCAGGTTGAAGCCATGACCATGGCCGACAAGATCGTCGTCATGAATGGCGGCATCGTCGAACAGGTCGGCGCGCCACTCGACCTCTACGACCGCCCGGCCAATCTGTTCGTCGCCCAGTTCATCGGCTCGCCGTCGATGAACATCCTGCAGGGCCGCACCACGGCGGACGGTTTTGCCGCCAGCGACGGCACGGTGTTTCCTTTGCCGGTGTTGGAACAGGGCGAAAGCGCACTGGCCTGGGGCATCCGGCCCGAACATCTCAGGCTCTCCGACAGCGGCGTGCCGGCCGTGGTCCAGGTGGTGGAGCCGACGGGCGCGGAAACCCTTGTCATGGCCAAGGCCGGCAACAACACGCTGAGCGCGCTGCTGCGCGAGCGGATTTCCGTGATGCCGGGTCAGCGCGTTTTCCTGGCGCCGGACCTGACCCAGTTGCATCTGTTCAACGCCAAGGGTCAGCGCATCACGTCTGCGGTCCGGTAA
- a CDS encoding 3-keto-5-aminohexanoate cleavage protein, whose translation MANQNKIIITCAVTGSIHTPSMSPHLPVSAQEIADAAIGAAEAGAAIVHLHARNPADGRPDQSTEAFAPFLKVIKQRSDCVINITTGGAATMSVEERVKPAATFAPEVASLNMGSMNFGLYPMLERFKTFEHDWERPYLEGSRDRIFRNTFGDIEHILRTCAQNGTRFEIECYDIGHLYTLAHFVERGLVKAPFFVQSVFGILGGIGTHPEDVAHMKRTADRLFGQDYHWSVLGAGRSQLPIATQAIALGGNVRVGLEDSLWIGKGQLAKSNAEQVKKVRQIIEGLGASVATPDEARQILQLKGGDKVSF comes from the coding sequence GTGGCGAACCAGAACAAGATCATCATCACCTGCGCCGTCACCGGCTCGATCCACACGCCGTCAATGTCGCCGCATCTGCCGGTCAGCGCGCAAGAGATCGCCGATGCCGCGATCGGCGCGGCCGAGGCCGGCGCTGCCATCGTCCATCTGCATGCGCGCAATCCCGCCGATGGCCGGCCCGACCAGTCGACCGAGGCCTTTGCGCCCTTCCTGAAGGTGATCAAGCAGCGCTCGGACTGCGTCATCAACATCACCACCGGCGGTGCCGCGACGATGAGCGTCGAGGAGCGGGTCAAGCCGGCGGCGACCTTTGCGCCGGAAGTTGCCTCGCTCAACATGGGCTCGATGAATTTCGGCCTCTATCCGATGCTGGAGCGTTTCAAGACCTTCGAGCATGACTGGGAACGGCCCTATCTCGAAGGCTCGCGCGACCGCATCTTCCGCAACACCTTCGGCGACATCGAGCACATCCTGCGCACCTGCGCGCAAAACGGCACGCGTTTCGAAATCGAGTGCTACGACATCGGCCATCTCTACACGCTCGCCCATTTCGTCGAGCGCGGCCTGGTCAAGGCGCCATTCTTCGTCCAGAGCGTGTTCGGCATACTGGGCGGCATCGGCACCCATCCGGAAGATGTCGCGCATATGAAGCGCACCGCCGACCGCCTGTTCGGACAGGACTACCACTGGTCGGTGCTGGGCGCCGGCCGCAGCCAGCTGCCGATCGCCACCCAGGCGATTGCACTCGGCGGCAATGTGCGCGTCGGGCTGGAGGACTCGCTGTGGATCGGCAAGGGCCAGCTGGCGAAATCCAACGCCGAGCAGGTGAAGAAGGTGCGCCAGATCATCGAAGGGCTCGGCGCCTCGGTGGCCACCCCTGACGAGGCACGGCAGATCTTGCAGCTCAAGGGCGGCGACAAGGTCTCTTTCTAA
- a CDS encoding carbohydrate ABC transporter permease codes for MSATTRTGQPAELLKNGAIQLMLAINAVIMIYPLFVMVMSSFKTNAEIFSSPFALPAHFSLANAERVWNETNFVRYLANSVGITMAALALILLFSTMAAYAIARYQFRLSALVLMFFLSGMTVPLKLAIIPLFIQLDSLGLVDSYAGLVLVYVAMGIPSAVFIMTGFLRTLPRELEESARMDGASEFCIMRSIMLPLARPALVIVAIQNAVPIWNDFFFPLVLITSDNLKTLPQGLTVFVGEFTTDWGVLFTGLTLAALPITLLYIVLSKQFISGITQGAVK; via the coding sequence GTGAGCGCGACAACCCGCACCGGACAACCCGCCGAGTTGCTGAAGAACGGCGCCATCCAGCTGATGCTGGCGATCAACGCCGTCATCATGATCTATCCGCTGTTCGTCATGGTGATGTCGTCCTTCAAGACCAACGCCGAGATCTTCAGCTCGCCCTTCGCCTTGCCGGCGCACTTCTCGCTGGCCAATGCCGAACGGGTGTGGAACGAAACCAATTTCGTCCGCTACCTCGCCAATTCCGTCGGCATCACCATGGCCGCGCTCGCCCTGATCCTGCTGTTCAGCACCATGGCCGCCTATGCCATTGCCCGCTACCAGTTCAGGCTGAGCGCGCTGGTGCTGATGTTTTTCCTCAGCGGCATGACCGTGCCGCTGAAGCTGGCGATCATTCCGCTGTTCATCCAACTCGACTCGCTTGGCCTGGTCGACAGCTATGCCGGCCTGGTGCTGGTCTATGTCGCCATGGGCATTCCCTCGGCGGTGTTCATCATGACCGGCTTCCTCCGGACCTTGCCGCGCGAACTGGAAGAGTCGGCGCGCATGGACGGCGCCAGCGAATTCTGCATCATGCGCTCGATCATGCTGCCGCTGGCGCGCCCGGCGCTGGTCATCGTCGCCATCCAGAACGCCGTGCCGATCTGGAACGACTTTTTCTTTCCGCTGGTGCTGATCACCTCGGACAATCTCAAGACGCTGCCGCAGGGCCTCACCGTCTTCGTCGGTGAATTCACCACCGACTGGGGCGTGCTGTTCACCGGGCTGACGCTGGCGGCACTGCCGATCACCCTGCTCTACATCGTGCTGTCGAAGCAGTTCATCTCGGGCATCACCCAAGGCGCGGTGAAATAA
- a CDS encoding carbohydrate ABC transporter permease, translating to MNIGRRHTTKAFPWRRSLWIASLLTPALVVMVLFVLWPLLSAFRLAFYEFNGLQPTGFIGFENFRKVLFEQPYSDWTYNALKHNIIAFVALMVFENGTAFLLAYALLKALPGHRIHQVIVFLPVVLSAVIVGFLWKLFLHPLFGLVNQTLALVGIGAIPWLGNEHTALGSILFANVWHWLGFPTLVLLAGMQRVSKEVIEAARLDGAGDYVLMTKIIWPLIAPSVTIVTILTFIGSFNWFEIPYVMAGLTGSPGGATDVLGLYFYRTAFGSTTTGIQDFGQGSALAVMMFIIVAGVTAIALRYLRRREIEL from the coding sequence ATGAACATCGGCCGGCGCCACACCACAAAAGCCTTTCCGTGGCGCCGGTCACTCTGGATCGCGTCCCTGCTGACACCGGCCCTGGTAGTCATGGTGCTGTTCGTGCTCTGGCCGCTGCTCTCGGCCTTCCGCCTTGCCTTCTATGAGTTCAACGGCTTGCAGCCGACCGGATTCATCGGCTTCGAAAACTTCCGCAAGGTGCTGTTTGAACAGCCTTATAGCGACTGGACTTACAATGCACTGAAGCACAACATCATCGCCTTCGTGGCGCTGATGGTGTTCGAGAACGGCACCGCCTTCCTGCTCGCCTATGCCTTGCTGAAGGCGCTGCCCGGCCACCGCATCCACCAGGTCATCGTCTTTCTACCCGTCGTGCTGTCGGCGGTCATCGTCGGCTTCCTGTGGAAACTGTTCCTGCATCCGCTGTTCGGACTGGTGAACCAGACGCTGGCGCTTGTCGGCATCGGCGCCATTCCGTGGCTCGGCAATGAACACACAGCACTCGGCAGCATCCTGTTCGCCAATGTCTGGCACTGGCTCGGCTTCCCGACCCTGGTGCTTTTGGCCGGCATGCAGCGTGTCAGCAAGGAAGTGATCGAAGCCGCCCGTCTCGACGGCGCCGGCGACTATGTGCTGATGACGAAGATCATCTGGCCGCTGATTGCGCCGAGCGTCACCATCGTCACCATCCTGACCTTCATCGGCAGCTTCAACTGGTTCGAAATCCCCTATGTAATGGCTGGCCTCACCGGCTCACCCGGCGGCGCGACGGACGTGCTCGGCCTCTATTTCTACCGCACCGCCTTCGGCTCGACGACGACGGGCATCCAGGATTTCGGCCAGGGCAGCGCGCTGGCCGTGATGATGTTCATCATCGTTGCCGGCGTCACCGCAATCGCGCTCCGCTACCTGCGCCGCCGTGAGATCGAACTGTGA
- a CDS encoding extracellular solute-binding protein yields the protein MSRRRIGLALVAASFAWGLAASVAHATDISFWTWRQEDKAAYNELFADFTKANPDIHVKFESFPDENYPTIVSTALAAGKGGDVIHTHAYGWLEQFVKAGYFEPQDLTTVPSLANQPADALVAGTYRADKKVYSLPFASQTLGLFINKDVFAKAGLTPPTTWDEFITVSKALKDKGIYPLANGMGTSWFNEMFVAIFTNPFLGQDFVSDLTSGKTTFKDPRYVVALGKLLELRDYMPPGFEGIDYDTAGQLFISGKAAMLAGGSFDIASYRTQNPAINMDFVAPPMAKAGDVPQVTKFFDGGYAVNAKSANKEAALKLVNWMGTKEFGDKFSALLGNISPIKGVVIKDELLAHVAKLNETAMPHINVVYFRFEKPTGSELLQGDITKMMSGSITPDQLAADLTSGLAKWYKPFQGK from the coding sequence ATGAGCAGGAGAAGGATTGGGCTGGCCCTCGTGGCCGCGTCTTTCGCATGGGGATTGGCAGCCAGCGTGGCGCACGCCACCGACATCTCGTTCTGGACCTGGCGCCAGGAAGACAAGGCCGCCTACAACGAACTTTTCGCCGATTTCACCAAGGCCAACCCGGACATCCATGTGAAGTTCGAGTCGTTCCCGGACGAGAACTATCCGACCATCGTCTCGACGGCGCTAGCCGCCGGCAAGGGCGGCGACGTCATCCACACCCACGCCTATGGCTGGCTCGAGCAGTTCGTGAAGGCGGGCTATTTCGAGCCGCAGGATCTGACCACGGTGCCTTCGCTCGCCAACCAGCCCGCCGATGCGCTGGTGGCCGGCACCTACCGCGCCGACAAGAAGGTCTATTCCCTGCCCTTCGCTTCGCAGACGCTCGGGCTGTTCATCAACAAGGACGTCTTTGCAAAAGCCGGGCTGACGCCGCCGACCACATGGGATGAGTTCATCACCGTCAGCAAGGCGCTGAAGGACAAGGGCATTTATCCCCTCGCCAACGGCATGGGCACCAGCTGGTTCAACGAGATGTTCGTGGCCATCTTCACCAACCCGTTCCTCGGCCAGGACTTTGTCAGCGACCTGACATCGGGCAAGACCACCTTCAAGGATCCGCGCTATGTCGTGGCACTCGGCAAGCTGCTCGAACTGCGCGACTACATGCCTCCCGGTTTCGAAGGCATCGACTACGACACTGCGGGCCAGCTGTTCATCAGCGGCAAGGCGGCGATGCTGGCCGGTGGCAGCTTTGATATCGCCAGCTACCGCACCCAGAACCCGGCCATCAACATGGACTTCGTCGCCCCGCCAATGGCCAAGGCCGGCGATGTGCCGCAGGTGACCAAGTTCTTCGACGGCGGTTATGCCGTCAACGCCAAGTCGGCCAACAAGGAGGCGGCGCTCAAGCTGGTCAACTGGATGGGCACCAAGGAGTTCGGCGACAAGTTCTCGGCATTGCTCGGCAACATCTCGCCCATCAAGGGCGTCGTCATCAAGGACGAGCTTCTCGCCCACGTCGCCAAGTTGAACGAAACCGCCATGCCGCATATCAATGTCGTCTACTTCCGTTTCGAGAAGCCGACGGGATCGGAGCTGCTGCAGGGCGACATCACCAAGATGATGTCGGGTTCGATCACCCCGGACCAGCTGGCGGCCGACCTGACCAGCGGCCTCGCCAAATGGTACAAGCCTTTCCAGGGCAAGTGA
- a CDS encoding BadF/BadG/BcrA/BcrD ATPase family protein: MSVTQKIIAGVDIGGTKTRIVACQGEHTIADEVLVTESWRIRQMETDAETLAGIVAGLCGGVAPAALAVGAHGCDTDEQCQRFQALLSARTGGAVQVVNDAELMVPAAGHVDGIGVVAGTGSIAVARTADGKMLAAGGWGWILGDEGSAPALVREAAKAIRHSLDRGHDGDPLIAALMRELDTDDQTKLGILLNETRGAAVWGRYANAVFDAAIAGSALAIRVIREGGAGLAALVELLIERGANPALVVAGGGVISEQPMLMTAFVEAMAKVSPSSQVLLLREPPVLGAVALARRLLVGQGQSSEIGAI; the protein is encoded by the coding sequence ATGTCGGTGACCCAGAAAATCATTGCAGGCGTGGATATAGGCGGCACCAAGACGCGTATCGTTGCGTGCCAGGGCGAGCACACGATCGCCGACGAGGTGCTGGTGACGGAGAGCTGGCGCATTCGCCAGATGGAGACCGATGCCGAGACGCTGGCCGGGATCGTCGCCGGATTGTGCGGTGGCGTCGCGCCCGCTGCGCTCGCGGTCGGCGCGCATGGCTGCGACACGGACGAACAGTGCCAGCGGTTCCAGGCGCTGCTCTCCGCCCGGACCGGCGGTGCGGTGCAGGTGGTCAACGATGCCGAACTGATGGTGCCTGCCGCCGGCCATGTCGATGGCATCGGTGTCGTCGCCGGCACCGGCTCCATCGCGGTGGCGCGCACGGCCGATGGCAAGATGCTGGCAGCCGGCGGCTGGGGCTGGATCCTCGGCGACGAGGGCAGCGCGCCGGCATTGGTGCGCGAGGCCGCCAAGGCGATCCGCCACAGCCTCGACCGGGGCCACGATGGCGATCCGCTGATTGCCGCGCTGATGCGCGAACTCGATACCGACGACCAGACCAAGCTTGGCATCCTGCTCAACGAAACGCGTGGTGCCGCGGTCTGGGGCCGCTATGCCAATGCCGTGTTCGACGCGGCGATCGCCGGCTCGGCCCTCGCCATCCGCGTCATCAGGGAAGGCGGGGCAGGGTTGGCCGCGCTGGTCGAACTCCTGATCGAACGCGGCGCCAATCCCGCCCTTGTCGTGGCCGGGGGCGGTGTCATCTCGGAGCAGCCGATGCTGATGACGGCATTTGTCGAGGCCATGGCAAAGGTGTCGCCGTCGAGCCAGGTGCTGCTGCTGCGCGAACCGCCGGTGCTGGGTGCGGTCGCCTTGGCCAGACGGCTGCTGGTCGGTCAAGGGCAGTCGTCAGAAATTGGAGCCATTTGA
- a CDS encoding SIS domain-containing protein, with product MMKRIGYRPAVARQTESLEIGRRSVAAALDGLDLRAFAGKTIGLAGIGASYQVALAGALYLRASGIGAFAYTPTDLYGRTDAAADAFIALSASGQSREISDVMREASGSPRLAVCRGSDNPLADLTGAVLATDSGADNGASSTGYTGTLLALGMLIDRLAGNSFDWARLPSAVATVLSGAQQAAGQAARLLQGRTSIDIVGAGVGFANAGEAAMLIREAVRVPASGWDTLNYLHGPMESQDAANGLIAIGDGREVKIAQDVAALGCPSVLVTRRGDVAAADRLVVISIPALGNIIADAILEIIAIQLIVGDMQDAAGLTDIVFRYRQTDIKLKPWSPTEV from the coding sequence ATGATGAAGCGTATCGGCTATCGCCCGGCGGTGGCGCGCCAGACGGAAAGCCTCGAAATCGGCAGGCGCTCGGTGGCCGCGGCGCTCGACGGTCTGGATCTTAGAGCTTTTGCCGGCAAGACGATCGGGCTTGCCGGCATCGGCGCCAGCTACCAGGTGGCGCTGGCCGGCGCGCTTTATCTACGTGCCTCCGGCATCGGGGCCTTCGCCTATACGCCGACCGATCTCTATGGCCGGACCGATGCCGCCGCCGATGCCTTCATCGCGCTGTCGGCTTCGGGGCAGAGCCGCGAGATTTCCGATGTCATGCGCGAGGCGTCGGGCTCGCCACGCCTGGCGGTCTGCCGTGGCAGTGACAATCCGCTGGCTGATCTGACCGGCGCGGTGCTTGCCACGGATTCGGGCGCCGACAATGGCGCCAGTTCGACCGGCTATACCGGGACCTTGCTGGCGCTTGGCATGCTGATCGACAGGCTTGCCGGCAACAGTTTCGACTGGGCGCGTTTGCCCAGCGCTGTCGCGACCGTTCTCTCTGGTGCGCAACAGGCTGCCGGCCAAGCGGCCCGGCTGCTGCAAGGCAGAACATCCATCGATATTGTCGGCGCCGGTGTCGGTTTCGCCAATGCCGGCGAGGCGGCGATGCTGATCCGCGAGGCCGTTCGGGTGCCGGCATCGGGATGGGACACGCTGAACTATCTGCACGGACCGATGGAATCGCAGGATGCGGCAAACGGATTGATCGCTATCGGTGACGGCCGCGAGGTCAAGATCGCGCAAGATGTTGCCGCCCTCGGCTGTCCCTCGGTGCTGGTGACGCGGCGCGGCGATGTCGCTGCAGCCGACAGGCTGGTGGTGATCTCCATTCCGGCGCTCGGCAACATCATCGCCGATGCCATACTGGAGATCATCGCCATCCAGCTCATTGTCGGCGACATGCAGGACGCGGCCGGCCTCACCGACATCGTGTTCCGCTACCGCCAGACCGATATCAAGCTGAAGCCGTGGTCGCCGACCGAAGTCTGA
- a CDS encoding ROK family transcriptional regulator has product MAAAEIPNLTDSARAVLRVLAAQGPVTRPKLGAMLDLSKPTMSAAVSELSALGLVASRGIERGAIGRTATIYGIGPGAGYAIGIDVGAAQVRAVAYSMDAEKLASAEEPIAETIVGDADEVGAVVLSVARATMGRVAKSFRALRAIAVAVPRIVSNDRFDRPGGPSAVLGLLRRSIEVPIILENNVNCAAIGEMHFGAAQGHQTFAFLQVGVRVGLGFITEGRLFRGAGGAAGEIGRMPFPWSASETPYREGLEHYLGSRALIERCRVDWPAGEGAPPDSAKDLFARALEGSPPAVAAVARHAADIGRLAAGCIGMLDPGLIVLGGGVGRNPLMTENVEHVAAELAWPTRIAVSSLEDSGTALGAMKLAVDYSLGLMLREGRHPAVVLPPLSELQRDDAKDA; this is encoded by the coding sequence ATGGCGGCTGCGGAAATCCCCAATCTGACCGACAGCGCCCGGGCCGTGCTGCGCGTGCTCGCCGCGCAGGGGCCGGTGACGCGGCCGAAGCTCGGCGCCATGCTTGACCTGTCGAAGCCGACCATGTCGGCGGCGGTGTCGGAGCTGAGCGCGCTCGGCCTCGTCGCTTCGCGTGGGATTGAGCGCGGCGCCATTGGCCGCACGGCGACGATCTACGGCATCGGCCCGGGCGCCGGCTACGCGATCGGCATCGATGTCGGCGCCGCCCAGGTGCGCGCGGTCGCCTATTCGATGGATGCTGAGAAGCTGGCGTCGGCGGAAGAACCGATTGCGGAAACGATAGTCGGCGATGCCGATGAGGTCGGTGCTGTCGTGCTGTCGGTGGCGCGTGCCACCATGGGTCGGGTGGCCAAGAGTTTTCGCGCGCTGCGCGCCATTGCGGTGGCTGTGCCGCGCATCGTCTCCAACGATCGCTTCGACCGGCCCGGTGGGCCGTCCGCCGTGCTTGGCCTGCTGCGCCGCAGTATCGAGGTGCCGATCATCCTGGAAAACAACGTCAACTGCGCGGCTATCGGCGAGATGCACTTTGGCGCCGCGCAAGGCCACCAGACCTTCGCCTTTCTGCAGGTTGGCGTGCGGGTCGGCCTCGGCTTCATCACCGAGGGACGCCTGTTTCGCGGCGCCGGCGGTGCGGCCGGCGAAATCGGCCGTATGCCGTTTCCATGGTCGGCCAGCGAGACGCCCTATCGTGAAGGGCTCGAACATTATCTCGGCTCGCGGGCGCTGATCGAGCGCTGCCGTGTCGACTGGCCGGCGGGGGAAGGCGCGCCGCCCGACTCGGCCAAGGATCTTTTTGCGCGCGCGCTTGAGGGCTCACCGCCGGCGGTAGCGGCCGTCGCGCGGCATGCTGCCGATATCGGCAGGCTGGCGGCCGGCTGCATCGGCATGCTCGACCCCGGCCTGATCGTGCTTGGCGGCGGTGTCGGCAGAAACCCGCTGATGACGGAAAACGTCGAGCACGTCGCGGCGGAACTTGCATGGCCGACACGGATCGCCGTCAGTTCGCTGGAAGACAGCGGCACGGCGCTTGGTGCGATGAAGCTGGCCGTCGACTACAGTCTCGGACTGATGCTGCGCGAAGGCCGCCATCCGGCCGTCGTGCTGCCGCCGCTATCGGAGCTGCAGCGGGACGACGCAAAGGACGCTTGA
- a CDS encoding polynucleotide kinase-phosphatase, whose amino-acid sequence MREPDKTDLTIPDFALVMLIGSTGSGKSTFAARHFLPTEIISSDRCRALVSDNETDQDVSADAFDLAREIAGKRLKHRKLAVIDATNVRAADRKAWIELARKWHALPVAVVIDPGVDVCVARNALRPDRPFGAGVVQRMTTEIRKGLGGLQREGFRQVWKLTSEASIDAARVPRQPLWTDKRDDHGPFDIIGDIHGCADELQALLAQLGYSVAWSQDQGERAVTVTPPEGRKIVFVGDLVDRGPNVPDALRIAMSMVAAGTAYCVQGNHERKLSRWLEGRKVTIAHGLQQTIDQLGAQDRGLREALPTFLDSLRSHVWLDGGRLAVAHAGLKEEMIGRGSGAVREFALYGETTGEIDEFGLPVRADWAAAYRGKTAVIYGHTPVLSAEWVNNTLCIDTGCVFGGKLTALRWPERELVDVPAIQTWSEPMRPLGGSSGLGKSAQADADGVLDYQDVSGRRWIETELRGRVVVAEENASAALEVMSRFALSPQWLMYLPPTMSPSETSSQSGWLERPEEAFAHFRERGVAQIVCEEKHMGSRAVIALCRNTQTARDRFGVPGDDTGAIWTRTGRAFFNDTGMTEGLLARLRASVDAADLWKELNSDWLLLDAEIMPWSAKAGSLIESQYAPVATSATAGFQASRDALARAAARGVDAAALDARLEDRAARAARYATTWAPYVWPVSGIDDLKVAPFHLLASEGRVWFDQDHVWHMTLAERLAAGDGVVTRTQWRVVDLADASACAEAVAWWETLTGSGGEGMVVKPRDFVSRNKKGLIQPALKVRGREYLRIIYGPEYDAPDNLVRLRERGLGGKRSLALREFALGHEALKRFVARQPLRHVHECVFGVLALESEPIDPRL is encoded by the coding sequence ATGAGAGAACCCGACAAGACCGACCTCACCATCCCTGACTTCGCCCTCGTCATGCTGATCGGCTCGACCGGATCAGGCAAATCGACTTTCGCCGCCAGGCACTTCCTGCCGACCGAAATCATCTCCTCGGATCGCTGCCGCGCGCTCGTCAGCGACAACGAGACTGATCAGGATGTCTCCGCCGACGCCTTCGATCTGGCGCGCGAGATTGCCGGCAAACGACTCAAGCACCGCAAGCTGGCCGTCATCGACGCCACCAACGTGCGAGCCGCTGACCGCAAGGCCTGGATCGAACTGGCGCGCAAGTGGCACGCCTTGCCGGTCGCCGTGGTCATCGATCCCGGTGTCGACGTTTGCGTCGCTCGCAACGCGTTGCGACCCGACCGGCCATTCGGTGCCGGCGTGGTCCAGCGCATGACGACCGAAATCCGCAAGGGCCTCGGCGGCCTGCAACGCGAAGGTTTCCGTCAGGTCTGGAAGCTTACCAGCGAGGCCAGTATCGACGCGGCCAGGGTCCCGCGCCAGCCATTGTGGACCGACAAGCGCGACGACCACGGTCCGTTCGACATCATAGGCGACATCCACGGCTGCGCCGACGAACTTCAGGCCTTGCTCGCTCAACTCGGTTACAGCGTCGCCTGGTCCCAAGATCAGGGCGAACGAGCCGTCACCGTGACGCCGCCGGAAGGCCGCAAGATCGTCTTTGTCGGCGACCTTGTCGATCGCGGTCCCAACGTGCCCGACGCCTTGCGCATCGCCATGAGCATGGTCGCGGCCGGAACCGCCTACTGTGTCCAGGGCAATCACGAACGCAAACTCAGCCGCTGGCTGGAAGGCCGCAAGGTGACGATCGCCCACGGCCTGCAGCAAACCATCGATCAGCTGGGCGCTCAGGACCGCGGCCTGCGAGAGGCGCTGCCGACCTTCCTTGACAGCCTGCGCAGCCACGTCTGGTTGGACGGCGGACGCCTCGCCGTCGCGCATGCCGGCCTCAAGGAAGAGATGATCGGACGCGGCTCCGGCGCTGTGCGCGAGTTCGCCCTCTATGGCGAAACCACGGGCGAAATCGACGAATTCGGCCTGCCCGTCCGTGCCGATTGGGCAGCAGCCTATCGCGGCAAGACGGCGGTGATCTACGGGCACACGCCGGTTCTGTCGGCCGAGTGGGTCAACAACACCCTGTGTATCGACACAGGCTGCGTATTCGGCGGCAAGCTGACGGCTTTGCGCTGGCCGGAACGCGAACTGGTCGACGTCCCGGCAATCCAGACCTGGTCCGAACCGATGCGTCCGCTCGGTGGGTCCTCCGGTCTGGGCAAATCGGCACAGGCCGACGCCGACGGCGTGCTCGATTATCAGGATGTCTCCGGGCGGCGCTGGATCGAGACCGAACTGAGGGGCCGGGTCGTCGTGGCCGAGGAGAACGCGTCGGCGGCACTTGAGGTGATGAGCCGCTTCGCGTTGTCGCCGCAGTGGCTGATGTATCTGCCGCCGACGATGTCGCCATCCGAGACCAGCAGCCAAAGCGGCTGGCTGGAGCGCCCCGAGGAAGCCTTCGCCCATTTCCGAGAGCGTGGCGTCGCCCAGATCGTGTGCGAGGAGAAGCACATGGGTTCGCGGGCAGTCATCGCGCTGTGCCGAAACACGCAAACGGCGCGCGACCGGTTCGGGGTCCCGGGCGACGATACGGGCGCGATCTGGACCCGGACCGGACGCGCCTTTTTCAACGATACCGGCATGACGGAGGGCCTGCTCGCCCGCCTGCGCGCCAGCGTCGACGCTGCGGATCTATGGAAGGAATTGAACAGCGACTGGCTGCTGCTGGACGCCGAGATCATGCCTTGGTCGGCCAAGGCCGGCAGCCTGATTGAAAGCCAGTACGCCCCGGTGGCGACGTCTGCTACCGCCGGCTTCCAAGCCAGCCGCGATGCGCTGGCCCGCGCGGCGGCGCGAGGCGTCGATGCGGCCGCGCTCGACGCTCGCCTTGAGGACCGCGCCGCGCGGGCGGCCAGATACGCCACCACCTGGGCGCCTTATGTGTGGCCGGTCTCGGGCATCGACGACCTGAAGGTCGCGCCGTTCCACCTGCTCGCCAGTGAGGGACGTGTCTGGTTCGATCAGGACCACGTCTGGCACATGACGCTTGCAGAGCGTCTGGCTGCCGGCGACGGCGTGGTAACGCGAACACAGTGGCGGGTGGTTGATCTGGCCGACGCCAGCGCTTGTGCGGAGGCTGTCGCCTGGTGGGAGACGCTGACCGGCTCGGGCGGCGAAGGCATGGTGGTGAAGCCGCGCGACTTCGTCAGCCGGAACAAGAAGGGGCTCATCCAACCGGCGCTGAAGGTGCGCGGCCGGGAGTATCTGCGCATCATCTATGGCCCCGAATATGACGCACCGGACAATCTCGTGCGCCTGCGGGAACGAGGCTTGGGTGGCAAGCGCAGTCTGGCGCTCAGGGAGTTCGCGCTCGGTCACGAGGCGCTTAAGCGGTTTGTCGCCAGGCAGCCGCTACGGCATGTTCACGAGTGTGTTTTCGGTGTCCTCGCGCTGGAGAGCGAGCCAATCGATCCAAGGCTGTAA